The nucleotide sequence ATTTTAGAATCAACTTTGTGTATGCATGAAACAAGACGTTCGGTGTATTTTTCCTTACTCTTTATTTTGTTTGCCTACAAACAAGGATTCAAAACCACGTGCTTTCTATGACCCCTTGATGCCACCAATTTCATGGGTGTGCTTTGATGACAACAATTTAATACATATTCATACCTTTTTGCATGCAAAAAGAATGCATGTCATCTATCATGTATGCATGCAATAAAGATTATAATCAAAATAATGTTGAattactctcttttttgtttcatagatGGCTGGCCTTGATCTGAATGCACTACCGGATGAATGCACAGATGCAGTTACCTGGACTGATGTGcattgttctgctttggaagatAATGTGTCCCTGGAGGATGTTATTATTTCCAAGAAGCCGTGTCGTGCTTCCTGCCCTGCACCTTTGGATGTCTCTGAATTGCGTCGCAGTTCTCGCCGCACCAGGTTCCAAGGATTTAAGTCTCCATCTGTTGTTGATCATCCCAGGAGGCGCCCCTTAGTCAAGCCTCACCACTCTCCTTCAGCTGCAGCTGGACCACATCTACCACTGGCGGCCCCTCGTACTGCTAGCCCATCTGCGCCTGCACCGCCTCCACCATCCACCACAATACCCCTTCTCCAGCACATCGGTGTCTCCTATTGCAGCATCTCAGCTTCAGAGCGGTCCGACGAGTGCCTTGTGCAGGCTCCATCCACTGACGATGATGGGAACCCTACCTGATCGGCTGGATCTTTTTGGTCATTGCACCAAGAGTGCACTTATCTTAGTTTCATGTCGTGCCGCAATTCCATTGCCCCTAGCCCTGTTCAATATTTTGCATGTGGTCCATCTAAACTTCTTTCATATTATATCAATTTTATTATTTGGAAGATCTTATGACGGACCATCCAAGATATTATTTTTTATGAATAGCTATCTGCATTGTGTGCTAAGATTGATGAATCAGGTAGTTCAATTGTTTGTCTCATAGAGACTAAAAAGGAAGATTTTGACCACACCTTCATTTAGAAATTCAACCCAAAAATATTAGACCAATTTGAGTTTATTCCTTATTTGGGTGCATATGCATGTTTTCTTATTGCTTGGGCCAGTTGGAATTTTACTGATTTGGTGCTTCATAGTTAACCTTTCAGTTTATTTCCGCTCTTCCGAATAAATTTTTTAACCTCACAAACATATATGGGTCATTCTCTCAGCTAGACAACTCTCTGTGGATTAGTTTCATGGGCATGATATTCCCCTTGATGGGTTACTTTTTCTTGGTGATCTCAGTTTCAGTAGATCAAgtgaaaataaaaacaaacaagGTGGTAATGTGGATGACATGAATGAAATCATCAGTGAGCAGTCTATGATTGACATTCCTATTAAATTTTGGCAATATACATGGAGAAATATGCAAAATAACCCGTTGCTTGAAATTTTTGACAAGGTGTTTTCCTCGGTGGAATGGACGACGATCTTTCCCAACACTTTTAAGTCACTTGCTAAACCTCTCTCACATTATGTGACCCTTTGTGGTTAGTATTGACTGTGGTATAGCCCATTGTAAATTGTTCCATTCTGAGAGCTTCTGGCCACTTCATCCCATGTTTTTTTAGGTGGTGCAACAATTTTGGAACCTTCCCACCAGGGCCAACAATAGTGCCTCCTCATTATTGGCAAAAATAAATCTAATGCgtgatttgaagcacaagagtaaatctATTTTAGTGTTAAAGCTTCATTAAAAAATTGAAATGAGCTTCTGCTCTAGTTGGTTGCGCTTGAAGACAAAGGAAAACTCTCTGTTCTAGAGTCCAATTTCAAATATGTCCTCAAAGCACATATATTAATGCTCCTCACTTACCAGAATCATATACTGGAAGAAACGTTGTACCTATTGTTGGGTCATCCTTGGTGATGAGAACACAAAAGTATTTTCATGCCAGAGAAAAAGAAAGATACACGTGCAACTCATTTGCTTTAGTCTCAATGCCCGATGGTTGTGGGCTGGAATCACATTCAGAGAAGGCAGTTCCTTTTTATGCGGAGTTCAAGCAATGAATGGAAGTCTCTTTCCCTCCTAACATGTGTTTTGATCTTGCTAATTTGATACAATGTGTTGAGGATTTCGATCATGTTTCTGGTCCTCACCCATGAAGAATTAGGAAATGCCTTTATGAAAATTCAGCTGATCATGCTCCTAGGCCAGAAGGTTCTAATGGTCTGTCAGCATTCTGGGAtcgggggtacccagacctgcctgcccgCGGCCTAGCGCGTGGCTCTGCTAAGGGCCCAGTACAACCCAATTCCAGGACTTCAcggacaagaccctcgcgagggcccctgcCTCGCGAGGAGAATGACATCGAGGCCCCTCGAGGAGCGGTCCCTCGAGGAcgcctcccgaggagcagagaccTCTATGCCAGCCTCCTGCCTCGCAAAGCGTGTTGACGTGAGCAATGATGACCATGGCCAGGCGGGCACCAACGGGCGTAGGAgaggacagtttcctctttggtgctaaggaggcaaggatgaACGTTGGTTCCCGAGGgatcccccaaaggtttccattctagtgcaacaacaCCAAGACCACGAGTTCGGCAGGATaaatgtcatcgccgagcccaccactgcatcatgaccagaagctttgcagatgaagaccacctttagtcaggatagggtgtactccTGTTCCCCTTTTGAATTggtcgttgtggaatcccttcccgcctaagctatgagggaagaggaccaaggccactataaagatAGGTTAGTCTCCACCATAGAGAGGGGTCGATCCTCAAGCTCTCACGAGGCAGTTCAtcacttgtactagttcatactcgtcctcctcgcgaggcaatccaccacaaagcaggagtagggttttacaccgcaaggtggccaaacctgggtaaaccacTATGTCCACTCTTTCTTCCTGCTCGCTCATACCTGACGGGGCCAAGCCACGAGGCAATGAGTAGGGAGTTGCGGCGCCTATTCTCGGGCCCTTGCAGCACCGATAAATATAAGAGACCGAACTCTGGCCCGCGGGCCAGCCCCGTGCatgtcacctcaccaggtcctTAGTGCCTTCGTCTTCTCACGAAACGATCACAAGCAGATCAGCAAGTGCGCGCCATGTAATTGGCTAATACACAGGAACCTCAGGAGACAGGTGCTCTAGCGGCCTTGACGACACCTTGCCGCCTCAGGAAGGCCTGCCTCAATCAGGCAGCGGTTTGGTCCTCTAAAGTCTAAGTAAAATCGCTTCGTATGCCGCATGCCACGGGcgcccctgatgacccacaagtataggggatcaatcgtagtcctttcgataagtaagagtgtcaaacccaatgaggagcataaggaaatgacaagtggttttcagcaaggtattttctgcaagcactgaaatagtcggtaacagatagtttgatagcaagataatttgtaacgaacaagtaatggtaatggtaaataaagtgcagcaacataacccaatccttttgtggcaaaggacaggccaaaatagtCTCTTATGATAATCAAAGCGTTCtagagggtacacgagaatttcaccatgtcactttcatcatgttggtttgtgatacgtctccaacgtatctataatttttgatgtatgcatgccatgtttataatatttttacatgattttggtatgatttggttagaactaacccgaactaacgctgttttcagcagaattaccgtggtgttgtttttgtgcagaaataaaagttgtcggaatgcgctaaaaatcaatggagaatttttctggaaaatataaaaaatactggaatgatgAGTTACtcgaggggagtcccgtgggccacatgagggtggagggcgtgccccctgcctcatggactctCCGTGGgcccccccctgacttgttctcaacgccaacctctcctataaatccccaaacctccagaacataacctaaatcgggagttccgccgccgcaagcctatgtagccaccaaaaaccaatcagaccctgttccgacaccctgccggaggggagatccatcaccagtggccatcttcatcactccggcgctttccatgacgaggagggagtagttcaccctcggggctgagggtatgtaccagtagctatgtgtttgatctctctctctctctctctctctctctcgtgttcttgatatggcacgatcttgatgtatcgcgagcttttcttttatagttggatcttatgatatttctccccctttaccttcttgtaatggaccgagttttccctttgaagttatcttatcggattgagtctttaaggatttgagaacacttgatgtatgtcttgcgtgggatacccgtggtgagaatggggtattctattgattcacttgatgtatgttttgatgatcaacttgtgggtccatgaccttgggaatctatgcataggggttggcacacgttttcgtcttgactcttcggtagaaactttggggcactctatgaagttctttgtgttggtttgaatagatgaatataagattgtgtgatgcatatcatataatcatactcgcggatacttgaggtgatattggagtatctaggtgacattagggttttggtgatgtgtgtcttaaggtgttattttactacgaactctagggttgtttgtgacacttgtaggaatagcccaatggattgatcggaaagaataactttgaggtgggttcgtaccctacaataatctcttcatttgttctccgctattagtgactttggagtgactctttgttgcatgttgagggatagttatatgatccaattatgttattattgttgagagaacttgcactagtgaaaatatgaaccctaggccttgtttcgaagcattgcaataccatttgtgctcacttttatcactagttaccttgttgtttttataatttcagattataaaaatatatatctaccatccatattacacttgtatcactatcttttcgccgaactagtgcacctatataatttaccattgtattgggtgtgttggggacacaagagactctttgttatttggttgcagggttgtttgagagagactatcttcatcctatgcctcccacggattgataaaccttaggtcatccacttgagggaaattttctattgtcctacaaacctctgcacttggaggcccaacaatgtctacaagaagaaggttgcgtagtagacatcaagctcttttctggcgccattgctggggaggttagtgcttgaaggtataactttagatcttgcaatcgaatcttttagtttcttgttttatcactagtttagtgtataaaagaaagctacaaaaaaattggaattgagggtgcctcatatgcttcatctttttaatgtctttcgtgaaaatgatggaaaggaaaattgtgccaaagtgttagaagaagaatgcattaaaaatgtttggcactaaatatttgaatgatgagcatgattgctatgttgttagtgtgaattccttaaatatccatgatactaatgatatgcaaagccacaagcttggggaaactatgtttgatgaagatgatatttttagtcccccaagttttgatgagcaaatttattttgatgaaagcatgcctcctaggacatgtatgctataaagaataatgataaccatgaaacttgtcatcatgattttaattttcaattggattatgcctcacatgatagttattttattgagtttgctcccactactattcatgagaacaaatttgcttatgtggagagtaattaaaattctatgcttatgcatcatgaaaagaatgctttatgtgatagttatattgttgaattcattcataattctactgaaaattattatgagggaggaacatatgcttctacatattgcaataatatcaagtttcctctctatgtgttgaaaatcttgaagctatgcttgttttgccttcctatggtagttgattcttgttcgcataagttgtttgctcacaaaatccctaggcatagtaagtgggttagacttaaatttgctagtcatattcttcatgatgctctctttgtgtttcaattcttatcttttatgtgagcatcattgaaatcatcatgcctagctaaaaaggcattaaagaaaagcacttgttgggagacaacccaatatttacccttactgtttttgtgtgttaacatgattatgctactgtagtaattatgttttatagcttttgtttcaataaagtgccaaataagacctttaggatagcttacggtgatagttgtgttgatccttctgaaaatcagaaacttttgcccccagtaaattagttttgataattcacattaacgtgattttgatctgattcgttTTGATCTGGATTGTTAAACAAATTTCTTAGAACTTCCTAATTTGGctgaattgttggagttacataagtatttgagagttacaaaatactgcagactgttctgtttttgatagattctattttctatgtgttgtttgcttattttgatgaatctatgagtagtatcggagggtatgaaccatagagaagttgtaatacagtagatattacacctatataaataaataatgagttcacaacagtaccaaaagtgatgatttattttcttatactaacggagcttacacatttgttgtgaagttttcatgttttgggtaaagattcgatggactatggaataaggagtggcaagagcctaagcttggggatgcccaaggcaccccatggtaatattcaaggacaaccaatcatctaagcttggggatgccccggatgacatcccctctttcgtcttcgttcatcggtaactttacttggagctatatttttattcaccatatgatatgtgttttgcttggagcatcattttattttattttgttttgcttgctgtttgaataatataacaagatatgaaattcttaaatgttagagagtcttcacatagttacataattattcgactactcattgatattcacttatatctttcagagtagtttgccgttggctctagtgcttcacttatatctttttagagcatggcggtggttttattttgaagaaatagatgaactctcatgattcacttatattattttgagagtcttaaacagcatggtaatttgcttaggttatgaatttagtcctagtatgataggcatccaagagggatataataaaaactttcatataaagtgcattgaatactaagagaagtttgattccttatgattgttttgagatatgagtatggtgatattagagtcatgatagtgagtagttgtgaatttgagagatacttgtgttaaagtttgtgattcctgtagcatgcacgtatggtgaaccgttatgtgatgaagttagagcatgatttattttttgattgtcttccttatgagtggcggtcggggatgagtcatggtcttttactaccaatctatccccctaggagtacgcgcgtagtacttcgttttgataactaatagatttttgcaataagtatgtgagttctttatgactaatgttgagtccatggattatacacattctcacccttccaccattgctagcctctctagtaccgcacaactttcgccggtatcatacacacagcataaccttcctcaaaacagcaaccatacttctctcatgaaaatcattgagttgcatgaagtttatgaattggaaataaTTCCAAATGAAAGTCAAATcttttcaaaccccttttcatttatttaaatggaagaagtcatgtcatcttctctctagagttttgtgtttgagatatattgccatgcaactttccaccattccgtttattatgacacgcttcatcattgtcatattgctttgcatgatcatgtagttgacatcgtatttgtggcaaagccacctttcataattctttcatacatgtcactcatgattcattgcacatcccggtacaccaccggaggcattcatctagagtcatattttgttctaagtatcgagttgtaattcttgacttgtaagtaaataaaagtgtgatgatcttcattattagagcattgtcctagtgaggaaaggatgatggaggctatgattcccccacaagtcgggatgagactccggacgaaaaaataaaaaaaagaggccaaaaaagggagaaggcccccaaaaaaatgagagaaaaagagagaaggggcaatgctactatccttttaccacacttgtgcttcaa is from Triticum aestivum cultivar Chinese Spring chromosome 1B, IWGSC CS RefSeq v2.1, whole genome shotgun sequence and encodes:
- the LOC123099490 gene encoding uncharacterized protein, translating into MEANKNKSQMAGLDLNALPDECTDAVTWTDVHCSALEDNVSLEDVIISKKPCRASCPAPLDVSELRRSSRRTRFQGFKSPSVVDHPRRRPLVKPHHSPSAAAGPHLPLAAPRTASPSAPAPPPPSTTIPLLQHIGVSYCSISASERSDECLVQAPSTDDDGNPT